The Nerophis lumbriciformis linkage group LG05, RoL_Nlum_v2.1, whole genome shotgun sequence genome contains a region encoding:
- the LOC133606968 gene encoding ankyrin repeat and SOCS box protein 13-like, with protein sequence MAVTPARRSSLYDLGVWADRTALHEAASQGRTLQVRQLIQSQASVNMVTVDNITPLHEACSQARVPCARVLLEAGAQVDVRNIHGSTALCNACRSGSVECVQLLLQYGAKVNPSLTSLTASPLHEACIHGKEEIVHLMIVSGAHLEAYDVHLGPPLHVACAQGHLKCARLLLLAGAQVNSKKFHQTALHHAAGLHMPDLVQLLLDFGADVQATDQQGKKALDLSTPGSPSHTCLRLHEGNPLSLQHLCRICVRRVLGTRASKVISQLDAPPIIQSYLQFSL encoded by the exons ATGGCGGTGACACCCGCAAGAAGATCTTCTTTGTACGATTTAG GTGTGTGGGCGGACAGGACGGCCCTCCATGAAGCTGCATCTCAGGGCAGAACTCTGCAGGTGAGACAACTGATCCAGAGTCAGGCGTCAGTCAACATGGTGACGGTGGACAACATCACTCCGCTGCACGAAGCCTGCTCACAAGCTCGTGTGCCttgtgcacgagtgctgctggaAGCCGGAGCACAG GTGGACGTGCGTAACATCCATGGTAGCACAGCGTTGTGTAACGCCTGCAGGTCTGGCAGTGTGGAGTGTGTCCAGCTGCTCCTGCAGTACGGAGCCAAGGTCAACCCCTCCCTCACTTCCTTGACCGCCTCCCCTCTGCACGAGGCCTGCATTCACG GTAAGGAGGAGATAGTCCACCTGATGATCGTCAGCGGGGCTCACCTGGAGGCCTACGACGTGCACCTGGGACCACCTCTGCATGTGGCCTGTGCTCAAGGACACCTGAAGTGTGCCAGACTTCTTCTGCTGGCAG GAGCCCAAGTGAACTCCAAGAAGTTCCACCAGACCGCCCTGCACCATGCTGCTGGACTGCACATGCCAGACCTGGTCCAGCTGCTGCTGGACTTCGGAGCAGACGTGCAGGCCACTGACCAGCAGGGCAAGAAGGCGCTGGACTTGAGCACACCTGGCTCTCCCTCGCACACCTGCCTCAGACTGCATGAAG GTAACCCTCTGAGCCTTCAGCACCTGTGCAGAATCTGTGTGAGGAGGGTTCTTGGTACCAGGGCTTCCAAGGTCATAAGTCAGCTGGATGCCCCCCCCATCATTCAAAGTTACCTGCAGTTCTCTCTGTAG